The genome window GCCAGTTTCAGCCCTTCCGCCGTGGGATTGGCCCGCCAGTGGTTCAGGTTGGGTTCGGGCTTCAAGCCCAGAATCAGCGGCAGGTCATCCGGCGCGCCCATGCCCACCAGCAGGGTGGGCAGTCCCCGCCGCGCGGCTTCGTACGCCAGGTTGGTGGCGATGGTGGTCTTGCCCACGCCGCCCGCCTGGTTCCACACCGCCACCACCCGCAAGCCCAGCGGCGCGCCTCCGGCTCCCATGCCGCTCTGCGGGCGGTTCCACAGCGCCTCCATACCGGCGCTCATGCGCGCCTGCCGCTGCGCCTGTGCCGCGGCGTACATCTCCCCGGCCATCCCCACCAGGTTCATCTCCCCCTTGTACACGCCCTTCACGCAGGGGATTTGCGCCACGCTGTCCATGGCTTCCCGCGAGGCTTCCATGGGCAGCAGCACGTATGCCGCGCCGTGGTAGCGCGTCAGGTCCTCTAACAACGGCTGCGGGCCCGGGTAAATCCCTGCGTCCAGCACCAGTACATCCGGGCTGGTCACCAGTTTGCTCTTCAAGTCCTGCGGGTCGCTGGCCTGCATGGCTACCCGGAAGCGCGCATCCGCCGCCAGCGCCGTGTACCAGGCTTGCAGGCGCGGGATGGACCCCGCCAGCAAGACCGTCACCGCATCTGCCGCCTGCTGCAAATTCATACCTGGATGGTTCCACATGGCTGCACCTCCCTCAGGGTTTCTTCGTGGGTTCAGGAGTAGAGACCGCTTCCGCATCCTGCGCAGGCGCCGCGCCGGTCGGGGTGGGCGTCAGGGTCGCCCCGGGTGTGACCGCAATCCCCTGCAGAGAAAGCCCGCTGGTGATCACCTCGCCGTTTGCCTTCTCCGGCTCCAGCACCAGCCCAAACTGCGCTCCCTGCGCCGAGAGCGCCGGAAGCAGATCCACCAGATACACCGGCAGGGTTTCGTTCATCGCCCCCAGCAAACTGAAGTCGTACACCACGCTCTTCGCCTCCACCGGCACCGCCAGCACCACCAGCCCTTTTGCCGTTCCGCCCGTGTCCACCGCTCCGCCGGTGGATGACCCACCGCCGAACAGTCCACCGCCCGCGGCAGGCGTGCCCTGCGGCGCAGGGGCTTCCTCACGGCGGAAGGCGGGATCAATCCACAGCACCCGCAGACCGCCTGCAATGTACTTGGCAAAGGTCTGCTGGCTGGCGTTCACGATCACCGTCACCCCCACCCGGTCGCCGGGTTTGAGCAGTCCCGCCAACCCCTGCGCGGCAGTGACCGAAAGCGCCACGGCGCGCTCGTTGGGCCGCAGTTCCAGCGTCTCTCCGCCCAGGTGGACGGGCAGTACCGGGTCTCCGGCGCTGCGCGCCACCCGCAGCCGCTGCCCCACCAGGCTCTGCGGGTCGCTCACCGCCCCCTCCGGCGCCAGGCTTTTGGGCAGTTCCTTCGCCGTCAGGTCGCCCTCCGTCAGTACCCGTCCTTCGGGCAG of Anaerolinea thermophila UNI-1 contains these proteins:
- a CDS encoding AAA family ATPase yields the protein MWNHPGMNLQQAADAVTVLLAGSIPRLQAWYTALAADARFRVAMQASDPQDLKSKLVTSPDVLVLDAGIYPGPQPLLEDLTRYHGAAYVLLPMEASREAMDSVAQIPCVKGVYKGEMNLVGMAGEMYAAAQAQRQARMSAGMEALWNRPQSGMGAGGAPLGLRVVAVWNQAGGVGKTTIATNLAYEAARRGLPTLLVGMGAPDDLPLILGLKPEPNLNHWRANPTAEGLKLALQKVDTLDVLAGFPDVLSEARAITTPLDAPESIPKLVLTAAYMGYAVIVLDAPPTALASAALAAANTLVLVARPSLEGVMRTVEAYRTVVERLAGEHHIPAAGVYVALNRTGARMGADEWHKAASALLGRPFPPVVAQIPDEPKVGEAQDGRKLPLNVSDGFARGVKPLADALFSPQGAQAPQNGSNGKKSFEIFGVRVKV
- the cpaB gene encoding Flp pilus assembly protein CpaB; this translates as MKKFIPLVLAIVVFAVALALNQPEPQVSVVVAAGDLPEGRVLTEGDLTAKELPKSLAPEGAVSDPQSLVGQRLRVARSAGDPVLPVHLGGETLELRPNERAVALSVTAAQGLAGLLKPGDRVGVTVIVNASQQTFAKYIAGGLRVLWIDPAFRREEAPAPQGTPAAGGGLFGGGSSTGGAVDTGGTAKGLVVLAVPVEAKSVVYDFSLLGAMNETLPVYLVDLLPALSAQGAQFGLVLEPEKANGEVITSGLSLQGIAVTPGATLTPTPTGAAPAQDAEAVSTPEPTKKP